The Caproicibacterium lactatifermentans genome contains a region encoding:
- a CDS encoding ferritin-like domain-containing protein produces the protein MSYTHPNGQPQGAAQKFTDKLREILISEIIAINGYQTHIANSDIPEINDAWHSIMLDEKQHYGWVLKLLRKYDSEQYKQFLAHKGDNPGPQTPVSLSHSQSGGAAILNDIRDDIKGELEAVILYEAQLPKYPYRDIRTTLQAVIDDEKGHAEHLTRLLLKYDVDPYDELV, from the coding sequence ATGAGCTATACGCATCCGAACGGACAGCCGCAGGGCGCGGCACAGAAGTTTACGGATAAACTCAGGGAAATCCTGATCAGTGAAATCATCGCGATTAACGGTTACCAAACCCACATTGCCAACTCGGACATTCCTGAAATAAACGATGCCTGGCACAGTATTATGCTCGACGAAAAGCAGCATTACGGCTGGGTGCTGAAGCTGCTCCGCAAATATGATTCGGAGCAGTATAAACAGTTTTTAGCTCATAAGGGCGACAACCCCGGGCCCCAAACACCGGTGTCGCTCTCCCATTCCCAGTCCGGCGGTGCGGCCATTCTGAACGATATCCGGGACGATATCAAGGGAGAACTCGAGGCCGTGATTCTGTATGAAGCGCAGCTTCCAAAATATCCATATCGGGATATCCGCACCACCTTGCAGGCCGTGATTGACGACGAAAAAGGCCACGCGGAGCATCTTACCAGACTGTTGCTGAAATATGACGTCGATCCGTATGATGAATTGGTCTGA
- a CDS encoding DUF3991 and toprim domain-containing protein, protein MSYIPFTEEEKQRANSVDLVDFLQRQGEQLVRSGHEWRWKRHDSVTIRGSEWFRHSRKEGGHAIDFVQRFYDMDFPGAVTFLLGGEGGLEWNQTAKSAPPPKKNFALPEANPDMRRVFAYLLKQRFIDPSVLSYFAREHLIYEDKEYHNAVFVGLDEDGAARHAHKRGTYTKGEPYKGNVEGSDPKYSFHYIGEDDTLYVFEAPIDMLSFISLHLKDWQKHSYVTLDGVSEHAMLQQLKSHSNLKKIVLCLDHDEAGIEATGRLKDILAEHDYYAPAYMDIPVLQSRYKDWNEDIKAKHGITPIPAGEHPKLVLLPEICENLFSACETLSAVPDPNAVIREYHRRLTPLVDSEKLAAANPEIVGACLQKMAAGALLAAQRELRQMERPETLGQLVGNLRDSYRPHLDRGWMRTKAEDIREDAVNIDRQLFAPGIRTLQERLALVSDYRRLALDCVKAQLFVRLELSQPLQAPEEAAPNFRMSM, encoded by the coding sequence ATGTCCTATATCCCGTTCACAGAGGAAGAAAAGCAAAGGGCCAACTCGGTTGACCTGGTGGATTTTTTGCAGAGGCAGGGCGAGCAGCTCGTCCGCTCCGGGCATGAGTGGCGTTGGAAACGGCACGACAGCGTGACGATCCGCGGCAGCGAGTGGTTTCGGCATTCCCGCAAGGAAGGAGGCCACGCGATTGACTTCGTCCAACGGTTTTACGACATGGATTTCCCCGGAGCGGTCACCTTTCTGCTTGGAGGCGAAGGCGGCCTGGAATGGAACCAGACCGCGAAAAGCGCGCCGCCGCCCAAAAAGAACTTCGCGCTTCCGGAGGCCAATCCGGACATGCGCCGGGTGTTTGCCTATCTTCTCAAACAGCGGTTCATCGACCCGAGCGTGCTGTCGTATTTCGCGCGCGAACACCTGATCTACGAGGACAAAGAATACCATAACGCCGTATTCGTTGGTCTGGATGAGGATGGTGCCGCCCGGCATGCGCACAAGCGCGGCACCTATACCAAGGGCGAGCCTTACAAGGGTAATGTCGAGGGAAGCGATCCGAAATACAGCTTTCACTACATTGGCGAGGACGACACCCTTTATGTGTTCGAAGCGCCGATCGATATGCTCTCTTTTATTTCCCTTCACCTGAAGGACTGGCAAAAACACAGCTATGTCACGCTGGACGGTGTGTCTGAGCACGCGATGCTGCAACAGCTGAAAAGCCATTCGAACCTGAAAAAGATTGTGCTGTGCCTTGATCACGACGAGGCCGGGATTGAGGCCACCGGCAGACTGAAGGACATCCTTGCGGAACACGATTATTACGCCCCCGCTTATATGGACATTCCTGTTTTGCAATCCCGGTACAAGGACTGGAACGAGGATATCAAGGCAAAACACGGCATTACCCCCATCCCTGCCGGGGAGCATCCGAAGCTCGTCCTGCTGCCGGAGATCTGCGAGAATCTGTTCTCCGCATGTGAAACCCTATCGGCCGTTCCGGATCCGAACGCTGTCATTCGGGAATATCACCGGAGGCTGACGCCGCTGGTCGATTCCGAAAAGCTCGCTGCCGCGAATCCGGAAATCGTGGGAGCCTGTCTGCAGAAGATGGCGGCGGGCGCGTTGCTGGCCGCTCAGCGGGAGCTTCGGCAAATGGAACGACCGGAAACGCTCGGGCAGCTGGTCGGAAACCTGCGGGACAGCTACAGGCCCCACCTGGACCGGGGCTGGATGCGAACCAAAGCGGAAGATATTCGCGAGGATGCGGTGAATATAGACCGGCAGTTATTCGCACCCGGCATCCGCACGCTGCAGGAGCGGCTGGCATTGGTTTCGGATTACAGGCGCCTCGCGCTTGACTGCGTGAAGGCGCAGCTTTTTGTCCGGCTGGAACTGTCCCAGCCGCTCCAGGCGCCGGAGGAAGCGGCGCCAAATTTTAGAATGAGCATGTAA
- a CDS encoding helix-turn-helix domain-containing protein → MGYFTSLYASELPHRAVAVYMYLRDRADKDGKCYPAIGTIARELKLSKSTVKRAISDLEKSGHLCKEPRWRENGGKSSNLYHIK, encoded by the coding sequence ATGGGGTATTTTACATCCCTTTACGCTTCTGAGCTTCCTCACCGCGCGGTTGCCGTGTATATGTACCTGCGCGACCGAGCCGATAAGGACGGCAAATGCTACCCGGCGATCGGTACCATCGCACGGGAACTGAAGCTGTCCAAAAGCACGGTCAAGCGGGCAATTTCCGACCTTGAAAAAAGCGGCCATCTCTGCAAAGAGCCGAGGTGGCGCGAAAACGGCGGAAAATCCTCCAACCTGTATCACATCAAATAA
- a CDS encoding VirD4-like conjugal transfer protein, CD1115 family, translating into MQISPVVTLLIAGFLMFAVIGLLSLLAHYYTLNGIKSRTVGDGQHGTARWATKSEIKHTYSEVPFEPELWRQGKNLPSAQGLIIGWHKAPLFDRTAPHGYALIDDDDIHCLMIGAAGVGKTANFLYPNLEYACAAGMSFLTTDTKGDLYRNYGGIAKECYGYDVAVIDLRNPTRSDGFNLNHLVNRYMDAYLRDYANLAYKAKAEKYAKITAKTIIGSGGFDIATAGQNAFFYDAAEGLLTSVILLLAEFCPPEKRHIVSVFKLIQDLLAPSGVKGRTLFQLLMAHLPDDHKTKWFAGAALNSADMAMQSVLSTALSRLNAFLDSELEQVLCFDTAIDAEKFCNTKSAIFLVMPEEDSTKYFIISLIVQQLYREILAVADEHGGKLPNRVMMYLDEIGTIPKIESAEMMFSSSRSRRVSITAIIQSLAQLEKNYGKEGAAIIVDNCQDTIFGGFAPNSESAETLSKSLGTRTVMSGTVNRGKSDGSQNLEMIERPLLSPDELKSMPKGRFVVTKTGAYPMRTRLKLFKDWGITFGKPYEVEEKSARKVEYADRFELEEELIRRNAAYTVDPDIAEGEPSAHGGIEHAPAQEIRNFPRRKDPVRIE; encoded by the coding sequence ATGCAAATATCTCCGGTTGTCACACTGCTGATCGCCGGATTTCTGATGTTCGCCGTCATCGGGCTTCTGTCCCTGCTGGCGCATTATTATACCCTCAACGGAATCAAATCCCGGACGGTGGGCGACGGCCAGCACGGTACGGCCCGTTGGGCGACCAAATCCGAAATCAAGCACACCTATTCGGAAGTCCCTTTTGAGCCGGAACTCTGGCGGCAGGGCAAAAACCTTCCCTCCGCACAGGGCCTGATTATTGGCTGGCATAAAGCGCCGCTGTTTGACCGGACGGCTCCCCACGGCTACGCGCTGATTGATGACGACGATATCCACTGCCTCATGATCGGTGCGGCCGGCGTCGGGAAAACCGCAAATTTTTTATATCCCAACCTCGAATACGCATGTGCGGCCGGCATGAGCTTTCTTACGACCGATACCAAGGGAGATCTGTATCGCAATTATGGGGGGATCGCAAAAGAGTGTTACGGTTACGACGTGGCCGTAATTGATCTGCGCAACCCGACCCGGAGCGACGGGTTCAACCTGAATCATCTGGTCAACCGGTACATGGACGCCTATCTGCGGGACTATGCAAATCTGGCATATAAGGCAAAGGCCGAAAAGTATGCTAAGATTACGGCGAAGACCATCATCGGGTCGGGAGGTTTCGATATCGCTACGGCCGGCCAGAACGCCTTCTTTTACGACGCGGCGGAAGGTCTGCTGACCTCGGTCATCCTTCTGCTCGCGGAATTCTGCCCTCCGGAGAAGCGTCATATCGTCTCCGTCTTCAAACTGATTCAGGACCTGCTCGCACCGAGCGGCGTGAAGGGCAGGACTCTGTTCCAGTTGCTGATGGCGCATCTTCCGGACGACCACAAGACAAAATGGTTCGCGGGCGCGGCGCTCAACAGCGCGGATATGGCGATGCAGAGCGTCCTTTCCACGGCGCTTTCCAGGCTCAACGCATTCCTGGATTCCGAACTGGAGCAGGTTCTGTGTTTTGACACTGCGATCGACGCGGAGAAGTTCTGTAATACCAAGTCCGCGATATTTTTGGTGATGCCTGAAGAGGATTCCACCAAATACTTCATTATCAGCCTGATTGTCCAGCAGCTCTACCGGGAAATTCTTGCCGTAGCTGATGAGCACGGCGGCAAGCTGCCCAACCGTGTCATGATGTACCTTGATGAGATAGGGACCATTCCAAAAATAGAGTCAGCCGAGATGATGTTCTCATCCAGTCGCTCCCGGCGGGTGTCTATAACAGCCATCATCCAGAGCCTTGCTCAGTTGGAGAAAAATTACGGAAAAGAAGGCGCCGCCATCATCGTGGATAACTGCCAGGACACGATTTTCGGAGGTTTCGCGCCCAACAGCGAGTCGGCGGAAACCCTGTCCAAATCGCTGGGAACCCGAACGGTGATGAGCGGGACCGTTAATCGAGGCAAAAGCGACGGCTCGCAGAACCTCGAAATGATCGAGCGTCCGCTCCTTTCGCCGGACGAACTCAAATCCATGCCCAAGGGCAGATTCGTTGTGACGAAAACCGGCGCTTATCCAATGCGCACCCGGCTCAAGCTGTTTAAGGATTGGGGTATCACCTTCGGCAAACCTTATGAGGTTGAGGAAAAGTCGGCCCGGAAGGTGGAGTACGCCGACCGGTTCGAGCTGGAGGAAGAACTCATCCGCAGGAATGCGGCTTATACGGTTGACCCGGACATAGCTGAAGGTGAACCCAGTGCACACGGTGGGATCGAGCATGCGCCTGCGCAGGAGATACGCAATTTTCCGCGAAGAAAAGATCCCGTTCGCATTGAATAG
- a CDS encoding heavy metal translocating P-type ATPase codes for MSTKVFMLNGLDCANCAAKIETEIKNIEGIKFASVDFVSKRLTWEAESNTNVPMLVEKIESIVKKIEPDVKIALVENTSKPKIEEKDDDDDDDEEDHKKEIVELVIGGTLFVVGLIFKFQNWLELTIFLISYIIVGRKVVLSAIKGIVRGQVFSEHFLMSVATIGAFFVGEYPEGVAVMLFYLVGELFEDMAVDNSRKSISELMDIRPDYANLRVGEELKKVSPDEVNIGNKIVVKPGEKIPLDGKVIEDTSMVDTAALTGESVPRELKPGSDALSGFVNKNGVLTIEVTKEFGESTVSKILDLVQNASNKKAPTEKFITKFARYYTPVVVFGALALAIIPPLVIPGASFSDWIYRGLVFLVVSCPCALVLSIPLGFLGGIGGASKKGILVKGGNYLEALNNVEVVVFDKTGTLTKGVFKVTKAISENGYTEDELIKYAAYAESYSNHPIALSIIAAYHAEIDKDKIENYQEIAGNGIKVNVNGKEILAGNTKLMISENIQYTDVDTLGTVVHVAIDKKYAGSIIISDEVKEDSAKTIKELKALGVRKTVMLTGDLKKVADNIGKELGLDKVYSELLPADKVEKVESLEAQKSHKGKIVFVGDGINDAPVLARADIGIAMGGLGSDAAIEAADVVIMTDEPHKVASAIKIAKRTRNIVSQNIVFALGVKAIFLVLGALGLASMWAAVFADMGVALIAVVNAMRALNTKKI; via the coding sequence ATGTCGACGAAGGTATTTATGCTTAATGGGTTGGACTGCGCCAACTGTGCCGCAAAAATAGAAACAGAAATTAAAAATATTGAAGGGATTAAGTTCGCTTCAGTAGATTTTGTTTCTAAGAGACTTACTTGGGAAGCTGAGTCGAATACCAATGTTCCTATGTTAGTGGAGAAGATAGAAAGCATCGTAAAAAAAATAGAACCGGATGTGAAAATTGCTTTAGTGGAGAACACTTCTAAGCCTAAAATAGAAGAAAAAGATGACGACGATGACGACGATGAAGAAGATCATAAGAAAGAGATAGTCGAACTGGTGATTGGAGGAACTTTATTTGTTGTTGGATTGATTTTTAAGTTCCAGAACTGGCTTGAACTTACCATATTCTTAATAAGCTATATCATTGTTGGCAGAAAAGTTGTTTTAAGCGCAATAAAGGGGATCGTACGAGGTCAGGTATTCAGTGAGCACTTCCTTATGAGTGTTGCTACAATCGGTGCCTTCTTTGTTGGAGAGTATCCGGAAGGTGTCGCCGTTATGTTGTTCTATCTGGTTGGGGAATTATTCGAGGATATGGCCGTGGATAATTCCAGAAAGTCAATCAGTGAATTAATGGATATAAGACCTGATTATGCAAATTTACGGGTTGGCGAAGAACTCAAAAAAGTATCTCCTGATGAAGTAAATATCGGTAATAAGATTGTAGTAAAACCGGGAGAAAAAATTCCTCTTGACGGCAAGGTCATAGAAGACACTTCAATGGTTGATACAGCGGCATTGACCGGTGAATCCGTTCCACGTGAGTTAAAACCCGGAAGTGATGCTTTGAGCGGGTTTGTAAATAAAAATGGCGTTTTGACTATTGAAGTTACAAAAGAATTCGGAGAATCTACAGTTTCAAAAATCTTGGATTTAGTACAGAATGCCAGCAACAAAAAAGCGCCAACTGAAAAATTTATAACAAAATTTGCGCGTTACTATACTCCGGTTGTTGTATTTGGAGCATTGGCATTAGCAATTATTCCGCCTTTGGTTATTCCAGGAGCATCCTTCTCTGACTGGATTTACCGAGGGTTAGTATTCTTGGTGGTTTCCTGCCCCTGCGCGTTAGTGCTTTCAATACCATTGGGATTCCTTGGGGGAATTGGAGGAGCTTCAAAAAAGGGAATATTAGTAAAAGGCGGCAACTACCTTGAAGCGTTGAACAATGTTGAAGTAGTTGTTTTTGATAAGACCGGGACTTTAACCAAAGGTGTATTCAAGGTTACAAAAGCGATTTCTGAAAACGGTTATACAGAGGATGAACTGATCAAATATGCGGCATATGCTGAAAGCTATTCAAATCATCCGATTGCACTTTCAATTATAGCTGCTTATCATGCTGAAATTGATAAAGATAAAATTGAGAATTATCAGGAAATAGCGGGAAATGGCATTAAGGTCAATGTCAATGGAAAGGAAATACTTGCTGGAAATACTAAATTAATGATCAGTGAAAACATCCAATACACTGATGTGGATACGTTAGGCACAGTAGTACATGTGGCCATAGACAAAAAGTATGCGGGCAGTATCATAATTTCAGATGAGGTGAAAGAAGACTCTGCAAAAACAATTAAAGAGTTGAAAGCGCTTGGCGTTAGAAAAACAGTTATGCTTACTGGCGACTTGAAGAAGGTGGCAGACAATATCGGCAAGGAATTAGGTTTAGACAAGGTTTATTCTGAACTGTTACCCGCCGATAAAGTTGAAAAAGTTGAATCCCTGGAAGCCCAAAAATCTCACAAGGGAAAGATTGTATTTGTTGGTGATGGAATTAACGATGCGCCGGTACTTGCAAGAGCCGACATCGGTATCGCTATGGGAGGCTTGGGCTCGGACGCTGCGATTGAGGCCGCAGATGTAGTGATTATGACTGATGAACCTCACAAAGTAGCATCAGCGATAAAAATTGCGAAAAGAACGAGAAACATTGTATCTCAGAATATCGTGTTTGCATTAGGAGTTAAAGCCATATTCCTCGTATTAGGAGCATTGGGGTTAGCTTCCATGTGGGCGGCCGTGTTTGCAGATATGGGGGTTGCTCTGATTGCAGTTGTTAACGCAATGAGAGCTCTGAATACGAAAAAAATATGA
- a CDS encoding ArsR/SmtB family transcription factor, translating to MSENQENMTDQENAMCDITIVHQDILDKVKKEITDDDTLYNMAGIFKVLSDPTRLKIINALMLSEMCVCDISALLNMSKPAISHHLKSLRQTHLIKYRRDGKIAYYSLNDAHIKMMFDLCITHIKK from the coding sequence ATGTCTGAAAACCAGGAAAACATGACAGATCAAGAAAATGCAATGTGTGATATCACTATTGTTCATCAGGATATATTAGATAAAGTGAAAAAAGAAATAACTGACGATGATACTTTGTATAATATGGCTGGTATATTTAAAGTACTCAGCGATCCTACACGCCTAAAAATTATAAATGCGCTTATGCTTTCTGAAATGTGCGTGTGTGATATTTCAGCTTTGCTGAATATGTCGAAACCTGCTATTTCGCATCATCTAAAATCGTTACGGCAAACCCACTTAATTAAATACAGGCGTGACGGGAAAATCGCTTATTATTCACTGAATGATGCACACATTAAAATGATGTTTGATCTATGCATAACGCATATCAAAAAATAA
- the mobP3 gene encoding MobP3 family relaxase: MPKIIFKCRYLKDGTHAANLVEYMATREGVEKLPANIRALPSTAKQQRLIGDLLAQFPDTADLFEYEDFQKRSTIENASEFITAALEQNLDQLGHKDVYVQYIATRPHVEKSGTHGLFSDAGAPPVLSEVAEEVSHHTGNVWAPIISLRREDAARLGYDHAAAWMALLRKQRNLFSEQMKISPENLRWYAAFHDEGHHPHCHMIVYSIDPREGYVTKPAINKMRSTLAHEIFQQDLMQIYPEQTARRNELAEQSRAALSEIIGQMESGVYENKVIEDLISRLVERLKYTSGRKQYGYLKAELKTIVDQIVDELSKDARVAEAYQAWYELQNEVLHTYADKLPGPLPLSQQKEFKHIKNIVIEEALRINERQITFEGDEGIEAQADTAADQADRVYEPEDEPDDESPEDGNFPDSTSEGPEPIESPPATPHPYIEWSDRYKQAREFLYGKDDMEPDLAQTLRLFQEEADAGNALAMHDLGRMYADGLGIEADAGISFTWYEKALTAFYEIETGKSHRYVEYRIGKMHAAGNGTDQDYEEAAGWFEKSASENYKYAQYSLAGLYYRGQGLEQNYNTAFVLYDKAARQHFPYASYELAKMYRDGIGTAKNHDAAAACFREAFLGFQQLEAQSRDDKLQYRLGQMLYTGTGTEQNIGAAVQYLEKSAKLGNAYAQCLLGKIYLAVESPLNPVENSYANPESGIFWLTKAADAGNDSAEYLLGKLYRDGLYVERNSEKAVALFTAAAKQKNPYAAYALGKLYLEGTAVVKDTGAAARWLTFSAGLGNAYAQYALAKLYLADEDVPKDVPRAVDLLTKAALQNNSFAQYRIGKLYLLGEEVSKDMDAAFRWLTDAAEQNNQYAQYMLGKLYLMGQDVPRDREAAARWLTASAGQGNPYAQIFLNHLDSFRDPSPMLAVTRLLHHLSRIFRQQQGRLYGGPSMETDSKLRRRLRQKKMAMGHAPDERAPEQTY, encoded by the coding sequence ATGCCGAAAATCATCTTTAAGTGCCGGTATCTCAAGGACGGAACCCATGCCGCCAACCTCGTGGAATACATGGCGACGCGCGAGGGCGTGGAGAAGCTTCCGGCGAATATCCGCGCCCTGCCCTCCACGGCAAAACAGCAACGGCTCATCGGTGATCTGTTGGCTCAGTTTCCCGATACCGCGGACCTGTTCGAATATGAGGACTTCCAGAAGCGGTCTACCATTGAGAACGCCTCGGAATTCATCACGGCGGCGTTGGAACAAAATCTGGATCAGCTCGGGCACAAGGACGTGTACGTGCAATATATCGCCACCCGCCCTCATGTGGAGAAATCCGGCACGCACGGCCTGTTTTCAGATGCCGGGGCGCCACCAGTATTGTCCGAAGTGGCGGAGGAAGTCTCCCATCACACGGGAAACGTCTGGGCGCCGATTATCAGCCTGCGGCGGGAGGACGCCGCCCGGCTCGGGTATGACCATGCCGCGGCGTGGATGGCGCTTCTGCGCAAACAGCGCAACCTGTTCTCCGAGCAGATGAAGATCTCCCCGGAAAACCTGCGCTGGTACGCGGCTTTTCACGATGAGGGCCATCATCCACACTGCCACATGATCGTCTATTCCATCGATCCCCGTGAGGGTTACGTTACCAAACCCGCCATCAACAAAATGCGGAGTACGCTGGCGCATGAAATCTTCCAGCAGGACCTGATGCAGATCTATCCGGAGCAGACCGCACGCCGCAACGAGCTCGCCGAACAGAGCCGTGCCGCGCTTTCCGAAATCATCGGGCAGATGGAATCCGGTGTCTACGAAAACAAGGTTATTGAAGATCTGATCTCCCGGCTTGTCGAACGCCTGAAATACACCTCGGGCAGAAAACAGTACGGTTACCTCAAGGCCGAGCTCAAGACCATCGTCGATCAGATCGTGGATGAGCTGTCAAAGGACGCGCGGGTGGCGGAAGCCTACCAGGCATGGTACGAACTACAAAACGAGGTTCTGCACACTTACGCCGACAAGCTGCCCGGCCCGCTTCCGCTTTCCCAACAGAAGGAATTCAAGCACATCAAGAACATCGTGATCGAGGAAGCCCTGCGCATCAATGAACGGCAGATCACGTTTGAGGGCGACGAGGGCATTGAGGCTCAGGCGGATACGGCAGCTGATCAGGCCGATCGGGTGTATGAGCCGGAGGATGAGCCAGACGATGAATCCCCAGAAGACGGGAATTTTCCGGACAGCACATCAGAAGGCCCGGAACCCATTGAAAGTCCGCCCGCGACACCCCACCCATATATCGAATGGAGCGACCGCTACAAACAGGCCCGTGAATTTTTGTACGGGAAAGACGATATGGAGCCGGATTTAGCTCAGACGCTCCGGCTGTTTCAAGAAGAAGCCGATGCTGGAAACGCACTCGCCATGCATGATCTCGGACGCATGTACGCAGACGGACTGGGGATAGAAGCCGATGCGGGGATTTCTTTCACCTGGTACGAAAAGGCCCTCACAGCCTTTTATGAGATTGAAACGGGGAAAAGCCACCGCTATGTGGAATACCGCATCGGCAAGATGCATGCGGCTGGCAACGGCACCGATCAGGATTATGAAGAAGCGGCGGGCTGGTTTGAGAAATCTGCCTCGGAGAATTACAAGTACGCGCAGTATTCCCTCGCCGGCCTGTATTACCGTGGCCAGGGCTTGGAACAGAACTACAATACGGCGTTTGTTCTCTATGACAAAGCGGCGCGGCAGCACTTCCCATATGCGTCCTACGAACTGGCGAAGATGTACCGCGACGGTATCGGCACGGCAAAAAATCATGATGCGGCCGCCGCCTGCTTCCGGGAAGCCTTTCTCGGCTTTCAGCAACTGGAGGCTCAGAGCCGCGACGATAAGCTCCAGTACCGCCTCGGACAAATGCTTTATACGGGCACCGGAACGGAACAGAATATCGGCGCGGCGGTGCAATACCTCGAGAAATCGGCCAAGCTCGGGAATGCCTATGCCCAATGTCTGCTTGGAAAAATTTATCTGGCTGTTGAAAGTCCGTTGAATCCGGTTGAAAACTCCTATGCGAACCCCGAAAGTGGCATCTTCTGGCTCACCAAAGCTGCGGATGCCGGAAATGACTCCGCAGAGTATCTATTAGGAAAGCTCTACCGGGACGGCCTGTATGTGGAGCGGAACTCGGAAAAAGCCGTCGCACTGTTCACCGCGGCGGCCAAACAGAAGAACCCCTACGCCGCCTACGCCCTGGGAAAGTTGTACCTCGAAGGAACGGCTGTCGTAAAGGATACGGGTGCCGCAGCCAGATGGCTGACATTCTCGGCCGGCCTCGGCAATGCGTATGCGCAGTACGCGCTGGCAAAGCTGTATCTGGCCGACGAAGATGTGCCAAAGGATGTTCCGCGAGCGGTGGATTTACTCACAAAGGCGGCCCTGCAGAACAATTCCTTTGCCCAATACCGGATCGGCAAGCTGTACCTTCTGGGAGAGGAAGTTTCCAAAGATATGGATGCCGCCTTCCGGTGGCTCACAGACGCAGCGGAACAGAACAACCAATATGCCCAGTACATGCTCGGCAAGCTCTATCTGATGGGGCAGGATGTTCCCCGCGACCGCGAGGCCGCCGCCCGATGGCTGACGGCTTCCGCCGGGCAGGGCAATCCATACGCCCAAATTTTTCTCAATCATCTGGACTCGTTCCGTGATCCGTCCCCGATGCTGGCGGTTACCCGGCTCCTGCACCATCTGAGCCGGATCTTCCGGCAGCAGCAAGGCAGACTGTACGGAGGCCCCTCCATGGAGACGGACAGCAAGCTCCGCCGCCGGCTTCGACAGAAGAAGATGGCAATGGGCCATGCGCCCGACGAGCGGGCGCCCGAACAAACCTATTAA